One window of Papaver somniferum cultivar HN1 chromosome 9, ASM357369v1, whole genome shotgun sequence genomic DNA carries:
- the LOC113310332 gene encoding 60S acidic ribosomal protein P0-like, translating to MAPKPSKADKKIVYDKKLCQLLDDYTQILVTAADNVGSKQLQGIRKGLRGDSVVLMGKNTMMKRSVRLHAEKTGNQAFLNLIPLLVGNVGLIFTKGDLKEVSEEVAKYKVGAPARVGLVAPIDVVVPPGNTGLDPSQTSFFQVLNIPTKINKGTVEIITPVELIKKGEKVGSSEAALLAKLGIRPFSYGLVVLTVYDNGSVFSPEVLDLTDEDLMGKFAAGVSMVTSLSLAIAYPTLAAAPHIFINAYKNLLAVALATEYSFPQAEQVKEYLKDPSKFAAAAPAAASGSAAAPAAAAAQEEEKKDEPAEESDDDMGFSLFD from the exons ATGGCACCAAAACCATCTAAGGCTGATAAGAAGATTGTTTACGACAAGAAACTTTGCCAACTTCTCGATGATTACACTCAGATTTTGGTAACTGCTGCTGATAATGTAGGATCCAAACAGTTGCAGGGTATCCGTAAAGGTCTACGTGGTGATTCTGTTGTATTGATGGGAAAGAACACTATGATGAAACGTTCTGTTAGACTTCATGCTGAGAAGACTGGAAACCAGGCTTTCCTTAACCTCATTCCTCTCCTTGTT GGAAATGTTGGATTGATCTTCACCAAAggagatttgaaggaagtcagtgAGGAAGTTGCTAAGTACAAG GTTGGAGCTCCTGCTCGTGTTGGGCTTGTTGCCCCAATTGATGTTGTAGTTCCACCTGGAAACACTGGGTTGGATCCATCCCAGACATCCTTCTTTCAG GTTCTTAACATCCCAACCAAGATTAACAAGGGTACAGTCGAAATCATCACCCCTGTTGAACTTATCAAGAAGGGAGAAAAGGTCGGATCTTCTGAGGCTGCTTTGCTTGCTAAGTTGGGTATCAGGCCATTTTCATATGGTCTTGTTGTCCTTACTGTCTACGACAATGGTTCAGTTTTCAGTCCTGAGGTGCTTGATCTTACTGATGAAGACCTGATGGGGAAGTTTGCTGCTGGTGTTTCCATGGTTACTTCCTTGTCTCTGGCTATTGCATACCCCACTCTTGCTGCTGCTCCTCACATTTTCATCAATGCATACAAGAACCTTTTGGCTGTTGCTCTTGCCACAGAGTACTCATTCCCTCAGGCTGAGCAagtgaaggaatatttgaag GACCCAAGCAAGTTTGCTGCTGCCGCCCCAGCTGCTGCATCTGGTTCTGCTGCCGccccagctgctgctgctgcccaagaggaagagaagaagGATGAACCTGCTGAAGAGTCCGATGATGACATGGGTTTCAGCTTGTTTGATTAG